CGTCTTGGAGAGTATGCTTCCCAATGATTACAGCCAGGACATTGCCAATAAAATCTTCTCGCTCTAAAGCCACAATTACCACAAGTGTAGCGAGCCAAGCTAGTGGTACGTTGACGCAAGAGATTCAAAATCGATTCAAGTTCCAAGAGCCTCTCTGGACTGGCAACACCCTCCTCCAATGCAAGGCGAGTTTCAGCCATCTTCGACAAAGCAATCAAAGTTGGTGAATGCTGCATTACGTCAGATAGCATTGCATTGGCCGCCTGAGGCCCCCGAATTTTCATAAGATGCTTATGAACAATATCTAACAATTCACCGCTAGCTTGAGTTTTAAGCAACTCACAGAGGCGATCTAAACCTTCGCTCTCCTTACCGATTGCTGCATGCGCAAGCATCCAGCGATCTGCTAATAAATGCATATATGCGGGATGCGCGCTAGCGATTAAGCTCCAGGCCTCAATTGCTTGCGTAGGCCGTTCCATCGCAACTAAATAGTCACCTTGCAAAATTAAAGCACGGGCATGATTTGGCACAGCCTGTAAAGCACGTTGTATCGATTGTTCAGCTTCAGCCAAATCTTTGCGTCGCAACGCTTCTTGAGCAAGCTCGCAGTGAAATTGGGCGATCTCAGTATGGTGTGATTTACCTTGCAAACCTTCAAGCTCACTTGCAGCAATGATGGCTTTTTTCCAATCATGCTCAATTTGGTACATCTCGAGCAAACTTTCTTTTGCGGGCTCGGCATATTTACCATCACCCACACGATTTAATGAGGCCTCTGCTCGGTCGAGTAATCCTGCGCGCAAAAAATCACGGCCCAACTCATATGCAGCATGGTCACGATCACGTGGCTTTAGATCATCACGATTTGCTAAGTGCTGATGCACCCGAATTGCACGCTCAGTCTCACCACGACGACGGAACAAATTTCCTAAGGAAAAATGGAGTTCAATAGTCTCTGGATCTAGCTGTGCAATTTTGACTAGCGTTTCAATCGCCTGATCAGGCTGCTCATTGAGCAACAGACTTAAGCCTTTAAAAGTCGAACGCTGCTGACGCATGCGTTCACGCTCGTCCATACGGTTCTCAAGGCGCAAATCCCAACGCGCAGCAAGCCAACCGATGCCAAACATCACTGGAAGTAGCAATAGCCAGGCGGTAGCAATCTGAATCATGCTGTGCAGAAATTAAATAAAAAAATGGCCCGAATGGACCACTGAGGTTGAGCCTGAATCTTAGGCACCAGAACCCTCTTTGGGGCCCGCCTGCTTCAACGGCTTGTAATCTACTCGCTCGCGCAACTCTTTGCCAGGCTTAAAGTGCGGAACACGTTTTTCTGGAATCAATACTTTCTCACCAGACTTTGGATTGCGACCAGTGCGTGCAGGACGATGGTGAAGTACAAAACTTCCCACGCCGCGCAACTCGATACGCTTGCCCTCAGCCAAAGCATGAGTCATTGTGTCCAGCAAAGTTTTTACCGCCAACTCCACGTCCCTAGGCAAAAGCTGCGGAAACTGTTCCGCGAGGCTCTCCACTAGTTCGGAGCGGGTAATTGCTTGTTGCTCTTGATCGGTCATGATCTATCAATAAAAAAACGCCGCTTCCCTCATGGAAAGCGGCGAATTTGATTTAGCCTTGATTGTCCAATTTTGCTTTTAACAAAGCGCCCAAATTGGTTGTGCCAGACTGCGCATCACCTTGGAGCTTGCTCATTGCATCTTGTTGATCAGAACTGTCTTTTGCTTTGATTGAAAGATTGATAACACGTGACTTACGATCAATGTTGATAATCATTGCAGTTACGCTGTCGCCTTCTTTCAATACATTGCGTGCATCTTCAACACGATCTGTTGAGATCTCAGAAGCACGTAAGTAAGCTTCAACTTCATCAGCCAAGTGAATTGTTGCACCCTTAGCATCAACCGCTTTCACAGTACCAGTAACGAGGCTACCCTTGTCGCTGACAGATGTGTAGTTATTGAATGGGTCGCCAGACAATTGCTTAATACCGAGAGAGATACGCTCTTTCTCAACATCAATTGCCAATACAGTGGCTTCAACTTCATCACCTTTTTTGTATTTCTTAACAGCTTCTTCGCCTGGCTCATTCCATGAAAGGTCTGAGAGGTGAACTAAACCGTCGATACCGCCAGGCAAGCCAATGAACACGCCAAAGTCAGTAATAGACTTGATTGCGCCAGTTAACTTATCGCCTTTTTGTTGGGCACGTGAGAACTCTTCCCATGGATTAGCTTTGCACTGCTTGATGCCCAAGCTAATACGACGCTTGTCTTCATCAATATCCAGAACCATTACTTCAACTTCGGTTCCTAATGCAGTAGCTTTGCTTGGAGCAACGTTCTTGTTAGTCCAGTCCATTTCAGAAACGTGTACCAAACCTTCGATACCAGATTCGATTTCAACGAATGCGCCGTAATCAGTCAGGTTAGTTACTTTGCCGAATAAACGGGTGTTTGGTGGGTAACGACGAGCGATACCAACCCATGGATCATCACCAAGTTGTTTCACGCCAAGTGAAACACGGTTCTTCTCTTGATCAAACTTCAAAATCTTCGCGGTAACTTCTTGACCAACAGTCAACATCTCGCTCGGGTGACGCACGCGACGCCATGCCAAGTCAGTGATGTGCAAGAGGCCATCGATACCACCGAGGTCAACGAACGCGCCGTAATCAGTGATGTTCTTAACGAGGCCAGTAACCACTGCACCTTCTTTAAGGTTAGACATCAACTTAGCACGCTCTTCACCTTGGCTAGCTTCAACCACTGCACGACGTGACAACACTACGTTGTTACGTTTACGGTCAAGCTTGATAACCTTGAACTCCATCGTCTTACCTTCGTAAGGGCTGGTGTCTTTGATTGGACGTGTATCAACGAGTGATCCAGGCAAGAATGCGCGGATACCGTTAACCATTACAGTCAAGCCGCCTTTAACCTTACCAGTAACAGTACCGGTAACGATCTCAGCTTGCTCGAGCGCTTTTTCCAAGTTCATCCATGATGCCAAGCGTTTTGCTTTATCACGGGAAAGGATGGTGTCGCCATAGCCGTTCTCAAGAGCGTCAATAGCAACGGAAACGAAATCGCCAGGAGCTACTTCAATCTCGCCAGCGTCGTTATGGAATTCTTCAACAGGAATAAACGCTTCAGACTTTAAGCCAGCGTTAACAACGACGAAGTTATGGTCGATGCGGAGAACTTCAGCCGAAATAACTTGGCCGGTCTTCATATTCGATCGGGTTAATGATTCTTCAAATAGTTCTGCAAATGATTCAGACATGTGTATTCACTTTGTGCCGCCAGAAGGCCTGACGGGTTAGGTTAAAAAAGTCTTCAAGAAACACGCTAATGAAAAGTCGCGTTGTGGAGTTTCTTAAGACACCAAAAACTACTGCGTACAGCCTACTACATACAAACTAGGCGATTGTCGATTGATACCAATCTAAAACCGTCTTAACTGCTTGATCTATAGATAAATCTGATGTTTCAAGCACTTTTGCACCATCTGCAACTAACAAGGGTGCGGTACCTCGACTACTGTCTCTGGCATCGCGCT
This is a stretch of genomic DNA from Polynucleobacter sp. JS-JIR-II-b4. It encodes these proteins:
- the rpsA gene encoding 30S ribosomal protein S1, whose product is MSESFAELFEESLTRSNMKTGQVISAEVLRIDHNFVVVNAGLKSEAFIPVEEFHNDAGEIEVAPGDFVSVAIDALENGYGDTILSRDKAKRLASWMNLEKALEQAEIVTGTVTGKVKGGLTVMVNGIRAFLPGSLVDTRPIKDTSPYEGKTMEFKVIKLDRKRNNVVLSRRAVVEASQGEERAKLMSNLKEGAVVTGLVKNITDYGAFVDLGGIDGLLHITDLAWRRVRHPSEMLTVGQEVTAKILKFDQEKNRVSLGVKQLGDDPWVGIARRYPPNTRLFGKVTNLTDYGAFVEIESGIEGLVHVSEMDWTNKNVAPSKATALGTEVEVMVLDIDEDKRRISLGIKQCKANPWEEFSRAQQKGDKLTGAIKSITDFGVFIGLPGGIDGLVHLSDLSWNEPGEEAVKKYKKGDEVEATVLAIDVEKERISLGIKQLSGDPFNNYTSVSDKGSLVTGTVKAVDAKGATIHLADEVEAYLRASEISTDRVEDARNVLKEGDSVTAMIINIDRKSRVINLSIKAKDSSDQQDAMSKLQGDAQSGTTNLGALLKAKLDNQG
- the lapB gene encoding lipopolysaccharide assembly protein LapB, coding for MIQIATAWLLLLPVMFGIGWLAARWDLRLENRMDERERMRQQRSTFKGLSLLLNEQPDQAIETLVKIAQLDPETIELHFSLGNLFRRRGETERAIRVHQHLANRDDLKPRDRDHAAYELGRDFLRAGLLDRAEASLNRVGDGKYAEPAKESLLEMYQIEHDWKKAIIAASELEGLQGKSHHTEIAQFHCELAQEALRRKDLAEAEQSIQRALQAVPNHARALILQGDYLVAMERPTQAIEAWSLIASAHPAYMHLLADRWMLAHAAIGKESEGLDRLCELLKTQASGELLDIVHKHLMKIRGPQAANAMLSDVMQHSPTLIALSKMAETRLALEEGVASPERLLELESILNLLRQRTTSLARYTCGNCGFRARRFYWQCPGCNHWEAYSPRRSEGAAPSGPSM